From Halodesulfovibrio aestuarii DSM 17919 = ATCC 29578, the proteins below share one genomic window:
- a CDS encoding energy-coupling factor ABC transporter ATP-binding protein, whose protein sequence is MITAENLTFTYRGTTAPALNNLSFSIPKGELVCLCGTNGSGKSTLFSLLAGLQTPSAGTLHVGSITAKGNEQQLRAQSALVLQDADLQIIGATVAEDMMLAFPTNDADAEVLCRAMAERFSLLDHWESPVHVLSYGQKRKLCLAVSLLSTPSILLLDEPFSGLDYPAMVEMRSIMKANKEQGLTQIVSVHDLEPVIDLADSMIVLHQGELKGAGAPDGLLGSLLEYGIRPPYSWLCENTISPWG, encoded by the coding sequence ATGATCACCGCAGAAAATCTTACCTTTACGTATCGTGGAACGACTGCCCCTGCTCTCAACAATCTATCCTTTTCTATTCCTAAAGGAGAACTTGTCTGCCTGTGCGGTACAAACGGAAGCGGAAAATCAACATTGTTCTCTTTGTTGGCAGGTCTGCAAACGCCATCCGCAGGGACTCTCCACGTAGGCTCCATAACTGCCAAAGGAAATGAACAGCAACTGCGGGCGCAAAGTGCACTTGTTTTACAAGATGCTGATTTACAAATTATCGGTGCAACTGTGGCAGAAGATATGATGCTCGCATTCCCTACAAATGATGCTGACGCAGAAGTACTCTGCCGCGCCATGGCAGAACGTTTTTCACTGCTTGACCATTGGGAGTCTCCTGTACACGTGCTCTCCTACGGACAAAAAAGAAAACTTTGTCTCGCTGTATCGTTGCTTTCAACACCATCCATTCTGCTTTTAGACGAACCATTCTCCGGTCTCGACTATCCCGCCATGGTTGAAATGCGTTCCATTATGAAAGCCAATAAAGAGCAAGGACTCACGCAGATAGTTTCCGTGCACGATCTTGAGCCTGTTATTGATCTGGCAGATTCCATGATTGTCCTGCATCAAGGTGAACTCAAAGGGGCTGGTGCCCCCGACGGCCTTTTAGGGTCGCTGCTGGAATATGGCATCCGACCACCGTATTCGTGGCTATGCGAAAATACTATATCTCCTTGGGGGTAA
- a CDS encoding biotin transporter BioY: protein MQPSPLTGLHRQVWIALLAALIAVGALIQIPIGPVPITLQIFFIVLAGYILGPVGGAVAMLLYILAGIIGLPIFAGGKAGFAVLFGPTGGYLLGFVGTAYIAGIGKHSKNNVMPLVWGLLGLAFVYGIGFLRLKFVLDISFAKAAAIGIIPFIWSDLIKIAAAATAFRFLRLQGLLPE from the coding sequence ATGCAACCGTCACCACTTACAGGACTACACAGACAAGTTTGGATTGCGTTACTTGCAGCACTTATCGCTGTAGGAGCACTTATTCAAATTCCAATCGGCCCGGTACCGATAACCCTGCAAATATTTTTCATAGTACTGGCAGGCTATATTCTTGGTCCGGTCGGCGGTGCAGTTGCTATGCTGCTCTATATCCTTGCGGGAATCATCGGGCTTCCAATTTTTGCTGGCGGAAAAGCTGGTTTTGCAGTCCTGTTCGGCCCGACTGGTGGGTACCTTCTGGGCTTTGTGGGCACAGCCTACATTGCAGGCATAGGAAAGCATAGCAAAAACAACGTCATGCCCCTTGTCTGGGGACTTCTCGGGCTAGCCTTCGTGTATGGCATTGGTTTTTTACGATTAAAATTTGTTCTGGATATTTCTTTCGCTAAAGCCGCTGCAATTGGCATTATCCCGTTCATCTGGAGCGACCTGATTAAAATAGCCGCAGCAGCAACCGCGTTCCGGTTCTTACGCTTACAGGGACTACTACCAGAATGA
- a CDS encoding bifunctional folylpolyglutamate synthase/dihydrofolate synthase, with product MSETERNFFATYEDFEAHLMKLGLFHMDLAHSRIDAVLEEAELKRPDYPVVQVVGTNGKGSTSSFLSAFGQATGLTVGLYTSPHFVTPRERILINGEMLDEEEWCDVANDVMECGGKDLTYFELLTVMAVFLFSDYEVDLAIFEAGLGGKHDATTAIERDLVVYTPIGLDHVDVLGKTLEDITRDKAGAMRKNLPVITHVQPKEAMAVLKEEAQKVGATFLTAEGTVTLPQTDRFGLVGAHQKDNALLALAAFRQLVGIYGWEPADIMDWDDVKEIGVADAWIAGRFQHVPATESLPELYLDGAHNEPAFSVLTAALQETGIKPAVVIFGCMGNKDIQTLVPMVEALTKGTILLPQFTDLERAEPAARLATHFSERAVVCESLQDALTRSKEIAGDNPVLLCGSLYLLAEFFALHPEFLQR from the coding sequence ATGAGTGAAACAGAACGAAATTTTTTTGCAACGTATGAAGATTTTGAAGCGCATTTAATGAAGCTTGGCTTGTTCCATATGGATCTGGCACACAGCAGAATTGATGCAGTGTTAGAAGAAGCGGAATTAAAACGCCCTGATTATCCGGTGGTTCAAGTTGTTGGCACAAACGGGAAAGGCAGCACCAGTTCGTTTCTTTCCGCATTTGGGCAGGCAACAGGATTGACTGTTGGACTGTATACATCTCCACACTTTGTTACCCCGCGTGAGCGAATTCTTATCAACGGCGAAATGCTGGATGAAGAAGAGTGGTGCGATGTTGCGAACGATGTTATGGAGTGTGGTGGTAAAGATCTCACATATTTTGAGTTGCTTACCGTAATGGCTGTATTTCTGTTTTCTGACTACGAAGTCGACCTTGCCATTTTTGAAGCAGGGCTTGGTGGAAAACATGACGCTACCACAGCTATAGAGCGTGATCTTGTGGTCTATACGCCAATCGGGCTGGACCATGTCGATGTGCTGGGTAAAACGTTAGAAGATATTACCCGTGATAAGGCAGGGGCAATGCGTAAGAATTTGCCTGTCATTACTCATGTGCAGCCTAAAGAAGCCATGGCAGTACTGAAGGAAGAAGCCCAGAAGGTTGGAGCAACTTTTTTGACTGCTGAAGGCACTGTGACGTTGCCGCAGACAGATCGTTTTGGATTGGTCGGTGCACACCAGAAAGATAATGCGTTACTCGCCCTTGCGGCGTTTAGGCAGCTTGTTGGCATCTATGGATGGGAACCTGCCGATATTATGGACTGGGATGATGTAAAAGAAATTGGTGTTGCCGATGCATGGATAGCTGGGCGCTTCCAGCATGTTCCCGCAACGGAATCTCTTCCTGAATTATACCTTGATGGTGCGCATAACGAACCGGCATTCAGCGTGCTTACAGCCGCGTTGCAGGAGACCGGAATTAAACCGGCTGTAGTTATTTTTGGCTGCATGGGAAACAAAGATATCCAGACACTTGTTCCTATGGTGGAGGCTCTCACGAAAGGTACTATTCTGCTTCCTCAGTTTACTGATTTGGAGAGAGCAGAGCCGGCTGCGCGTCTTGCCACGCATTTTAGTGAGAGGGCTGTTGTGTGTGAGTCATTGCAGGATGCGTTGACTCGCAGTAAAGAAATCGCAGGAGATAACCCTGTCTTATTGTGCGGTTCATTATATTTGCTTGCCGAATTTTTTGCTCTGCACCCAGAATTTTTACAGCGCTAA
- the selA gene encoding L-seryl-tRNA(Sec) selenium transferase, whose protein sequence is MSIFFRALPSVDKVLDALTTSGEFSSIPRSIVREHVNGFLDVCREEIRAGVITEPEQLALDTIQPRMQAYIRAQSRPHFRRVLNGTGVVVHTNLGRSLLAESAVEAVTEACAHYSNLEFDLTTGERGSRYSHVEELLCKVCGAEAGLVVNNNAAAVLIVLDTLCKGKEVPVSRGQLVEIGGSFRIPEVMEKSGATLREVGATNRTHVKDYEQAITEETGALLRVHTSNYRIVGFHKEVTLEEMVALGKIHDLPVIEDLGSGSFTDFSSLRIGEEPTVQQVVGAGADVVTFSGDKVLGGPQAGIIVGKKKYIDMIKRNPMNRALRIDKMTLAALEATLRLYREPELARIQIPTLSMMFAEQTTLKQRARRLANRIKKACGEQVSVTVLDGNSRVGGGSFPERDLPTALVAITPSAVSETVLKKALLDTNPPLVGRIEQQAFCLDPRTLTDKEFSLVIDALQQALQAVS, encoded by the coding sequence GTGTCAATTTTTTTCCGCGCCTTACCATCTGTTGATAAAGTCCTCGATGCCCTCACCACTTCCGGTGAATTTTCTAGTATTCCTCGATCGATTGTGCGTGAGCATGTGAACGGCTTTCTCGATGTGTGCCGTGAAGAGATTCGCGCAGGTGTTATCACTGAGCCGGAACAGCTTGCTCTGGATACAATCCAGCCGCGAATGCAAGCGTATATCCGTGCGCAGTCTCGTCCTCATTTTAGAAGAGTACTTAACGGCACTGGCGTTGTTGTGCATACAAACCTTGGACGCTCTTTGCTTGCAGAGTCTGCTGTGGAAGCTGTTACTGAGGCCTGCGCACACTACTCGAATTTAGAATTTGATCTTACTACCGGAGAACGTGGAAGCCGCTATAGCCATGTGGAAGAATTGCTTTGCAAGGTGTGCGGTGCGGAAGCCGGTCTGGTTGTAAACAATAATGCTGCGGCGGTACTTATTGTTCTTGATACCTTATGTAAGGGTAAAGAAGTGCCTGTTTCCCGTGGGCAGCTTGTGGAGATCGGCGGTAGTTTCCGTATTCCGGAGGTTATGGAAAAGAGCGGTGCAACCCTGCGTGAAGTAGGTGCGACTAACCGTACGCATGTGAAGGACTACGAACAGGCAATTACTGAAGAGACTGGCGCGTTGCTACGTGTGCATACCTCAAATTACCGTATTGTAGGCTTTCATAAAGAAGTGACGCTGGAAGAGATGGTTGCCCTTGGCAAAATACATGATCTTCCAGTGATTGAAGATTTAGGCAGCGGTAGCTTTACAGACTTTTCTTCTTTGCGCATTGGTGAAGAGCCTACAGTGCAGCAGGTTGTAGGAGCAGGTGCCGATGTGGTTACTTTCTCCGGTGATAAAGTGCTTGGCGGGCCTCAGGCGGGTATTATTGTCGGTAAAAAGAAATATATCGACATGATTAAACGTAACCCGATGAACCGTGCATTGCGTATTGATAAAATGACGCTTGCAGCATTGGAAGCCACATTGCGTTTGTACCGTGAGCCGGAGCTTGCCCGTATACAAATCCCGACTCTTTCGATGATGTTTGCAGAGCAGACTACGCTGAAACAGCGAGCACGTCGCCTTGCAAACCGTATCAAAAAAGCCTGCGGTGAACAGGTTTCTGTAACCGTACTGGATGGAAATTCCCGCGTAGGCGGCGGCTCCTTCCCTGAACGAGATTTACCGACAGCTCTTGTTGCGATTACGCCGTCTGCTGTTTCAGAAACAGTGCTTAAAAAAGCATTGCTCGACACAAATCCGCCGCTTGTCGGCAGAATTGAACAGCAGGCATTTTGTTTAGACCCGCGTACGTTGACTGATAAAGAATTTTCTCTCGTCATCGATGCGTTGCAGCAAGCTTTACAGGCTGTTTCTTAA
- a CDS encoding iron-containing alcohol dehydrogenase: protein MIDFMFHMPTKLIFGSGKLKELTNPANVPGKKAFIVISSGGSMIRHSYLTFVQNMLAHNEVESVVYNKIQENPILDHVTEGAALARQHGCDFVIGLGGGSSIDSAKSIALMATNEGNYWDYMQEGTGGKKIPANPALPIVAIPTTAGTGTEADPWTVITNTETNEKIGWGNDSTYPTLSIIDPWFTLTVPPKVTAFTGMDAFFHSVETYLSARRQPTSDLLAQQAVHLINTFLPEIVKEGQNIEARTMVSWASTAAGVCQSLSSCMSLHSMEHALSAYYPAIPHGAGLILLSRAYFKYLTPHMPERMIDLAYFMDVDVDALPEDKRPYAFVDALDKLIHNIGMGELSLARYGVKKEDCAKMAKNAKTTMGVLFASTPVETSEEDVVAIFEESF from the coding sequence ATGATTGATTTTATGTTCCACATGCCGACGAAATTGATTTTCGGTAGCGGTAAATTGAAAGAGCTGACCAATCCGGCAAATGTTCCGGGTAAAAAAGCCTTCATTGTAATCAGCTCCGGTGGTTCGATGATTCGTCACAGCTACCTGACCTTTGTACAAAACATGCTTGCTCATAATGAAGTTGAGAGCGTGGTCTACAACAAAATTCAAGAAAATCCGATTCTTGATCATGTTACTGAAGGCGCCGCATTGGCTCGACAGCATGGATGTGATTTCGTAATCGGTCTCGGCGGTGGCAGCTCCATTGATTCTGCAAAATCTATTGCGCTGATGGCAACAAACGAAGGCAACTACTGGGATTATATGCAGGAAGGAACCGGCGGTAAGAAAATTCCTGCGAATCCTGCGTTACCAATCGTGGCCATCCCGACTACAGCAGGTACCGGTACAGAAGCAGACCCTTGGACTGTTATTACCAATACCGAAACTAATGAGAAAATTGGTTGGGGTAATGATTCCACATATCCGACTCTGTCTATTATCGACCCTTGGTTTACCCTTACTGTTCCGCCTAAGGTGACAGCCTTTACCGGAATGGATGCATTTTTTCATTCAGTAGAAACGTACCTTTCAGCACGGCGTCAACCAACCAGTGATTTGCTTGCTCAACAGGCTGTACATCTTATCAATACCTTCCTCCCTGAAATTGTGAAGGAAGGGCAGAATATTGAAGCTCGAACCATGGTTTCATGGGCTTCCACTGCGGCAGGTGTGTGTCAGTCTCTGTCATCTTGTATGTCGCTGCATTCAATGGAACATGCGCTCTCTGCGTACTATCCGGCAATACCACACGGTGCTGGTTTAATTCTGCTCTCCAGAGCGTACTTCAAATATCTCACCCCGCATATGCCGGAGCGCATGATTGACCTCGCATACTTTATGGATGTTGATGTAGATGCATTGCCGGAAGATAAACGACCTTACGCTTTTGTTGATGCACTTGATAAGCTCATCCACAATATCGGCATGGGTGAACTGTCTTTGGCTCGATACGGAGTGAAGAAGGAAGACTGTGCGAAGATGGCAAAGAATGCCAAGACAACTATGGGAGTGCTCTTCGCCTCTACTCCTGTGGAAACTTCTGAAGAAGACGTTGTTGCAATTTTCGAAGAGTCATTTTAG
- a CDS encoding DUF1937 family protein encodes MINLLLTCPDINSNSSNELIQFNIVSRTVAQIMSNGMGVFSPALHKYSIEKNSKSSLESSFWKQFHSSFLSWADALLVLDLPEVDNCFEVQEVITIFRNAEKPVRFITPDLSNAQLGVLLSDLTIKQHTQLGVSCQALQDLPTIN; translated from the coding sequence GTGATTAATCTTCTTCTTACTTGTCCCGACATTAATTCAAACAGTTCCAATGAGCTTATACAGTTCAATATTGTATCACGTACTGTTGCACAAATTATGAGCAACGGAATGGGAGTCTTTTCTCCTGCACTCCATAAATACAGTATTGAAAAAAACTCAAAAAGTTCTCTTGAATCAAGCTTCTGGAAACAATTTCATTCTTCTTTCCTTTCATGGGCAGATGCACTTCTGGTTCTTGACCTGCCAGAAGTAGACAATTGTTTTGAAGTGCAAGAAGTCATAACTATTTTTAGAAACGCTGAAAAGCCAGTACGTTTCATTACGCCCGATTTATCAAACGCCCAGTTGGGTGTGCTGCTTAGTGATCTCACAATTAAGCAACACACCCAACTGGGCGTTTCTTGTCAGGCCCTTCAAGACTTACCAACAATTAATTAA
- the nikR gene encoding nickel-responsive transcriptional regulator NikR: MGRTIRFGVSLDSELLEKFDDLCEDRCYQTRSEAIRDLIRNTLVQQEWEQDDKELAGTLTLVYDHHKSDLAQRLTEIQHDSHDMIITSMHVHLDHDNCLEVLVLKGSGSGIRALAQQLTSTKGVKHGKLNLTTTGQDIA; the protein is encoded by the coding sequence ATGGGACGTACAATTCGCTTCGGCGTATCCCTTGATTCTGAACTGTTAGAAAAGTTTGATGATTTATGTGAAGATCGCTGTTACCAGACGCGCTCTGAGGCTATCCGCGATTTAATTCGTAATACCCTTGTGCAGCAGGAATGGGAACAGGACGATAAAGAATTAGCAGGGACACTGACGCTTGTGTATGATCACCATAAGAGTGATTTAGCGCAGCGCCTTACAGAAATTCAGCATGATTCGCATGATATGATTATTACTTCCATGCACGTACATTTAGATCACGACAACTGTCTTGAAGTTCTTGTTCTTAAAGGAAGTGGTTCCGGAATCCGTGCGTTAGCTCAACAGCTTACCTCCACCAAGGGGGTTAAGCATGGTAAATTAAACTTAACTACAACAGGACAAGACATTGCCTAA
- a CDS encoding TraK family protein, with protein MSKKRLGFARIEFIACKQEIENLLTAGYTIIGVHEELTKQNKITMGYARFTQLLRNGVKRSKSTPPKEKEISTEKIVTKQHPQEVQKQQAKVLGVAETNSFKKSSSEKKDLI; from the coding sequence ATGTCTAAAAAGCGGCTAGGTTTTGCAAGGATTGAATTCATCGCTTGTAAACAAGAAATCGAAAATCTCCTTACCGCCGGATACACGATTATCGGAGTTCATGAGGAGTTAACAAAACAAAACAAAATCACCATGGGTTACGCTCGTTTTACTCAACTTCTTCGAAATGGTGTCAAAAGATCAAAATCAACTCCGCCCAAAGAAAAAGAAATCTCAACAGAAAAAATCGTCACAAAGCAGCACCCGCAAGAAGTTCAAAAACAACAGGCAAAAGTTTTGGGCGTTGCAGAAACTAACAGTTTCAAAAAAAGCAGTTCAGAAAAGAAAGACCTAATCTAA
- a CDS encoding aminopeptidase translates to MSSDSLSCEPKSCWEVYNSESDLAAMDSLAARYVEFLSTCKTERETIAYAVKRLEEAGFSTDISSGKYYTILHDKTLFVARKGTKSLAEGVHLVGAHADTPRIDFKQHPLYETCGVAQAKTHYYGGIRKYQWLSRPLALHGVVVKENGERVIVNIGEDASDPVFTIADLLPHLAQDQSKKVLSDAFDAEKLNIILAHRPVEVEDEESKDAPKEKIKQRVLNILHDKYGINEEDLYSSELQAVPAGSARMVGLDESIIGGYGQDDRICCFTALEALIETEASDYAQVIVLWDKEEIGSEGSTGAKSRFFEYCIEDLIEAWDPNVRFRQVMLATRALSSDVHGAMDPDYQEVHEKLNSATLGYGPCFCKFTGHRGKYEANDAHPEYLGWLRGVMNSAGVPWQMAELGKVDHGGGGTVAMYLAMYGMNIVDFGPGLLAMHSPFELASKADLYATMKAFSAFLEAK, encoded by the coding sequence ATGAGTTCTGACTCCTTATCCTGCGAACCAAAAAGTTGCTGGGAAGTTTATAACAGTGAAAGCGATCTTGCAGCAATGGATTCCCTTGCTGCACGCTATGTTGAATTTCTTTCTACCTGCAAGACCGAGCGTGAGACTATTGCCTATGCAGTGAAGCGCCTTGAAGAAGCAGGTTTTTCAACCGATATTTCTTCTGGAAAATACTACACAATCCTTCATGACAAGACTCTTTTTGTTGCCCGCAAGGGGACTAAGTCCTTAGCTGAAGGTGTACATCTTGTAGGTGCACATGCAGATACCCCGCGTATCGATTTCAAACAGCATCCTCTGTATGAAACTTGCGGCGTGGCTCAGGCAAAAACCCACTACTACGGTGGTATCCGTAAGTATCAGTGGCTTTCCCGTCCTCTCGCACTGCACGGTGTGGTTGTCAAAGAAAATGGCGAAAGAGTTATCGTAAATATTGGTGAAGATGCTTCTGATCCAGTGTTCACCATTGCAGACCTTCTTCCGCATCTTGCGCAGGATCAGTCTAAAAAGGTTCTTTCTGACGCGTTTGATGCAGAAAAATTGAATATTATCCTCGCACATCGTCCTGTTGAAGTTGAGGACGAAGAAAGCAAGGATGCACCGAAAGAAAAAATTAAACAACGCGTACTTAATATTCTGCACGACAAATATGGTATTAATGAAGAAGACCTGTATTCTTCCGAGTTACAGGCTGTTCCGGCTGGTTCTGCACGTATGGTCGGGCTGGATGAATCTATTATCGGTGGCTATGGTCAGGACGACAGAATTTGCTGCTTCACTGCGCTTGAAGCTCTTATTGAAACCGAGGCTTCTGACTACGCACAGGTTATTGTTCTGTGGGATAAAGAAGAGATCGGCTCAGAAGGTTCGACTGGAGCTAAATCCCGTTTCTTTGAATATTGCATTGAAGACCTTATTGAAGCATGGGATCCGAACGTTCGTTTCCGTCAGGTAATGCTTGCCACCCGAGCTCTTTCTTCTGATGTGCACGGTGCGATGGATCCAGACTATCAGGAGGTGCATGAAAAGCTCAACTCCGCAACTCTGGGTTATGGGCCGTGTTTCTGCAAGTTCACCGGACATCGCGGTAAATACGAAGCAAATGATGCCCATCCGGAATACCTTGGTTGGCTGCGCGGCGTGATGAACTCCGCCGGTGTTCCTTGGCAGATGGCAGAGCTTGGTAAAGTTGACCATGGCGGCGGTGGTACCGTTGCTATGTACCTTGCCATGTACGGCATGAATATTGTCGATTTCGGGCCGGGGCTACTAGCAATGCACAGCCCGTTTGAGTTAGCAAGTAAGGCAGATTTATATGCGACCATGAAAGCATTTTCTGCTTTCCTCGAAGCTAAATAA
- a CDS encoding helix-turn-helix domain-containing protein has translation MKEFFIQKCENAFSPVPNWVQRLASLTMGAKLTYGRLLQCANDEGVAWPSQRYLSKELGCSLRSIVTYIGELKKHDLIAVSKTYIGDYPRTVYRFVVPDDQRSIPEPKEFTPSILDDDADIFFCTDAGTYLYATPSTQISSAPASEQGLHENSAVECKPCAGVSNSCVEGTQRLRRGYATPALSYNDDKNKILEQRKNNTPHIPPRSKEHSFPNKAQQPTFGEKASSFSPTFPYSPRNDSTPTSLKDGRGKITSCPASPLPEKLTSDFEAIWDIFPLKQGKIPAQTRWNQLVRQKKLPELSVILNSIKEHIATDNRWQRGIIPNLERWLREHRWTDQPFADPAAREKELTEARKQELELQAAKELMSLREAIKGYPTPITDPVTVELIDSHGGLSTLSRMPERNLPYILNSFVKNYTQLSLKKGLEEVHV, from the coding sequence ATGAAAGAATTTTTTATTCAGAAGTGCGAAAACGCATTCTCTCCTGTTCCCAACTGGGTACAACGTCTTGCTTCACTTACAATGGGCGCAAAGCTCACATATGGTCGCCTATTGCAATGCGCTAACGATGAAGGTGTAGCCTGGCCTAGCCAGCGCTACCTTTCTAAAGAACTTGGCTGCTCCTTGCGAAGTATTGTCACCTACATCGGTGAGTTGAAAAAACACGACCTCATTGCCGTATCAAAAACTTATATCGGGGACTATCCACGAACAGTTTACCGTTTCGTTGTTCCCGACGATCAACGTTCTATTCCTGAACCAAAAGAATTTACTCCATCCATCTTAGATGACGATGCAGACATATTTTTTTGCACAGATGCAGGAACCTATCTCTACGCCACTCCATCAACACAAATTTCATCAGCACCCGCCTCTGAACAAGGTTTGCACGAAAACAGTGCAGTAGAGTGCAAACCTTGCGCAGGGGTAAGCAACTCCTGCGTAGAGGGTACGCAACGTTTGCGTAGGGGGTACGCAACACCTGCGCTTTCTTATAATGATGATAAGAACAAGATATTAGAACAAAGAAAAAACAATACCCCCCATATCCCCCCACGTTCAAAAGAGCACAGCTTTCCCAACAAAGCACAGCAACCTACATTCGGGGAAAAAGCATCTTCTTTTTCTCCTACTTTTCCTTATTCCCCAAGGAACGATTCTACTCCTACCTCTCTCAAGGACGGACGGGGCAAGATCACTTCTTGCCCTGCGTCCCCCCTTCCAGAAAAGCTCACTTCCGACTTTGAAGCTATTTGGGACATTTTTCCTCTCAAGCAAGGAAAAATTCCAGCACAGACTCGTTGGAATCAACTCGTAAGACAAAAAAAGCTTCCAGAACTCTCGGTAATTCTCAACTCAATCAAAGAGCATATCGCTACCGACAATCGGTGGCAGCGAGGAATAATACCAAATTTAGAACGCTGGTTGCGCGAACATAGATGGACTGACCAACCTTTTGCTGATCCAGCTGCACGAGAAAAAGAACTCACCGAAGCTCGCAAGCAAGAACTTGAGCTTCAGGCAGCTAAAGAACTTATGAGTCTCAGAGAGGCGATAAAAGGTTATCCGACACCAATCACTGATCCTGTCACGGTAGAATTAATTGACTCGCACGGTGGTCTCTCTACACTTTCTCGAATGCCGGAACGAAACCTGCCGTACATTCTAAACTCGTTTGTTAAAAATTACACACAATTATCTCTCAAAAAAGGACTGGAGGAAGTTCATGTCTAA
- a CDS encoding class I SAM-dependent methyltransferase translates to MNQLSEYAPRLEVPLCGRTWTLDRAADLETLWEAMVDDDLDDDERLPYWTELWPSSLVLGEHLFANKEAITGKCCLDIGCGLGLTAIIASWLGADVIAMDYEFEALRFARKNAALNNVPQPVWTLMDWRFPAVRAQSVDLMWGGDIMYETRFVEPVLTFLDHCLVPGGRAWVAEPNRNVYNEFKAQLDKRGWMSHKLRTEKTTAIYEQPSKVTVNLWELSR, encoded by the coding sequence ATGAATCAACTTTCTGAATATGCACCGCGTCTGGAAGTACCGCTTTGCGGACGGACTTGGACGCTGGATAGAGCTGCTGATCTCGAAACATTATGGGAAGCCATGGTGGACGACGATCTTGATGATGACGAACGTTTGCCATACTGGACAGAACTGTGGCCTTCCAGTCTGGTGCTTGGTGAACATTTATTTGCTAATAAAGAAGCTATTACTGGTAAATGTTGTCTTGATATTGGCTGTGGACTTGGACTGACAGCTATTATCGCTTCCTGGCTGGGTGCCGATGTCATAGCAATGGATTATGAATTTGAGGCACTGCGTTTTGCCAGAAAGAATGCAGCGTTAAATAATGTTCCGCAACCGGTTTGGACTCTTATGGACTGGCGCTTCCCGGCTGTCCGTGCGCAGTCTGTAGATCTGATGTGGGGCGGCGACATTATGTACGAAACTCGTTTTGTAGAGCCTGTGCTTACATTTTTGGATCATTGCCTCGTACCGGGGGGCCGGGCATGGGTGGCAGAACCCAATAGAAACGTGTACAACGAATTTAAAGCGCAGCTTGATAAAAGGGGATGGATGTCCCACAAGTTGCGTACTGAAAAGACAACGGCGATCTATGAGCAGCCATCGAAAGTTACTGTTAATCTTTGGGAACTGTCCCGCTAA